A stretch of Brassica rapa cultivar Chiifu-401-42 chromosome A08, CAAS_Brap_v3.01, whole genome shotgun sequence DNA encodes these proteins:
- the LOC103833083 gene encoding gamma carbonic anhydrase 2, mitochondrial isoform X1, giving the protein MGTLGRVIYTVGNWIRGSGQALDRVGSLLQGSHRLEEHLSRHRTLMSVFDKSPLVDKDVFVAPSASVIGDVQIGKGSSIWYGCVLRGDVNNISVGSGTNIQDNSLVHVAKTNLAGKVLPTTIGDNVTVGHSAVIHGCTVEDEAFVGMGATLLDGVVVEKHAMVAAGSLVRENTRIPSGEVWGGNPAKFMRKLTDEEIAYISKSAENYINLAHIHAAENSKSFEEIEIERALRKKYARKDEDYDSMLGIVRETPAELILPDNVLPEKTTTRVPTTHY; this is encoded by the exons ATGGGAACGTTGGGACGAGTAATCTACACTGTGGGTAACTGGATCCGCGGGTCTGGGCAAGCTCTAGATCGCGTCGGTTCTCTTCTTCAAGGGAGCCACCGCTTGGAAGAACACC TATCGAGGCATCGGACGTTGATGAGTGTGTTTGATAAATCACCATTGGTGGATAAGGACGTGTTCGTGGCTCCGAGTGCCTCTGTTATTGGTGATGTTCAGATTGGGAAAGGCTCCTCTATTTGGTATGGCTGTGTTCTTCGAG GTGATGTGAATAACATCAGTGTTGGATCTGGGACCAACATCCAAGACAATTCTCTTGTACATGTTGCAAAAACCAACTTAGCTGGGAAGGTTTTGCCTACTACAATTGGGGACAATGTCACAGTAG GTCATAGTGCTGTCATACATGGTTGTACTGTTGAGGATGAGGCTTTTGTTGGCATGGGTGCTACACTACTCGATGGTGTAGTGGTTGAGAAGCATGCCATGGTTGCTGCTGGTTCCCTTGTGAGAGAGAACACACGAATCCCTTCTGGAGAG GTATGGGGAGGAAACCCAGCAAAGTTCATGAGAAAGTTAACAGATGAAGAGATAGCATATATCTCAAAGTCGGCTGAGAACTACATCAACCTCGCACATATTCACGCAGCAGAGAACTCAAAGTCATTTGAAGAGATCGAGATTGAGAGAGCGCTTAGGAAGAAGTATGCACGCAAGGATGAGGATTACGATTCAATGCTTGGGATTGTCCGTGAAACTCCAGCGGAATTGATTCTCCCCGACAATGTCTTACCGGAGAAAACTACCACCAGGGTTCCAACTACTCATTACTGA
- the LOC103833083 gene encoding gamma carbonic anhydrase 2, mitochondrial isoform X2 — MSVFDKSPLVDKDVFVAPSASVIGDVQIGKGSSIWYGCVLRGDVNNISVGSGTNIQDNSLVHVAKTNLAGKVLPTTIGDNVTVGHSAVIHGCTVEDEAFVGMGATLLDGVVVEKHAMVAAGSLVRENTRIPSGEVWGGNPAKFMRKLTDEEIAYISKSAENYINLAHIHAAENSKSFEEIEIERALRKKYARKDEDYDSMLGIVRETPAELILPDNVLPEKTTTRVPTTHY; from the exons ATGAGTGTGTTTGATAAATCACCATTGGTGGATAAGGACGTGTTCGTGGCTCCGAGTGCCTCTGTTATTGGTGATGTTCAGATTGGGAAAGGCTCCTCTATTTGGTATGGCTGTGTTCTTCGAG GTGATGTGAATAACATCAGTGTTGGATCTGGGACCAACATCCAAGACAATTCTCTTGTACATGTTGCAAAAACCAACTTAGCTGGGAAGGTTTTGCCTACTACAATTGGGGACAATGTCACAGTAG GTCATAGTGCTGTCATACATGGTTGTACTGTTGAGGATGAGGCTTTTGTTGGCATGGGTGCTACACTACTCGATGGTGTAGTGGTTGAGAAGCATGCCATGGTTGCTGCTGGTTCCCTTGTGAGAGAGAACACACGAATCCCTTCTGGAGAG GTATGGGGAGGAAACCCAGCAAAGTTCATGAGAAAGTTAACAGATGAAGAGATAGCATATATCTCAAAGTCGGCTGAGAACTACATCAACCTCGCACATATTCACGCAGCAGAGAACTCAAAGTCATTTGAAGAGATCGAGATTGAGAGAGCGCTTAGGAAGAAGTATGCACGCAAGGATGAGGATTACGATTCAATGCTTGGGATTGTCCGTGAAACTCCAGCGGAATTGATTCTCCCCGACAATGTCTTACCGGAGAAAACTACCACCAGGGTTCCAACTACTCATTACTGA